A genomic stretch from Synergistaceae bacterium includes:
- a CDS encoding ABC transporter substrate-binding protein, with protein MKSFIRGIAILAALLCFALVPASALASESLNVYTIWSERYATAVFDEFTRETGIKINFLRFPSGEVLARLIAEKNNPQADVFFGGIADAFVAGKGEGIFEHYVPAGAEEIPAVYRDPEGYWTGVAMDPLCFMFNRAFLEKNSLTAPTSWNDLLDPVYNNGLIMADARTAGTAVSRLFSLVLAMGEDEAYAYQRKLDKNIQQYTKSGAGGAIPIGRGQAAGGVFFIVDALEMQQTGYDVVISYPVEGVVYGVEAMGLVKGAKNPETARKFLDWAAGADMQRIYERERINLIPVHPDVKLENPALDMTDVNLLELDIEWSGRERTRLVERWVDEIVH; from the coding sequence ATGAAAAGCTTTATCAGAGGAATCGCGATACTGGCCGCGCTGCTCTGCTTCGCGCTCGTTCCTGCTTCCGCGCTCGCCTCGGAGTCGCTGAACGTCTACACGATCTGGTCGGAGAGGTACGCGACCGCAGTATTCGACGAGTTCACCAGGGAGACGGGGATAAAGATCAACTTTCTGCGCTTCCCGTCCGGCGAGGTGCTGGCGCGCCTGATCGCGGAGAAGAACAACCCGCAGGCGGACGTCTTCTTCGGCGGCATAGCGGACGCCTTCGTCGCGGGGAAGGGAGAGGGGATCTTCGAACATTACGTGCCCGCGGGCGCGGAGGAGATACCTGCCGTCTACAGGGATCCGGAGGGTTATTGGACAGGGGTGGCAATGGACCCGCTCTGCTTCATGTTCAACAGGGCCTTTCTGGAGAAGAACTCGCTTACCGCGCCGACATCGTGGAACGATCTGCTCGACCCGGTCTACAACAACGGCCTGATCATGGCGGACGCCAGGACTGCGGGGACCGCTGTCTCCAGGCTGTTCAGCTTGGTGCTGGCGATGGGGGAGGACGAGGCCTATGCCTATCAAAGAAAGCTGGATAAAAACATCCAGCAGTACACGAAGAGCGGCGCGGGGGGCGCCATCCCCATCGGCAGGGGGCAGGCCGCCGGCGGCGTCTTCTTCATAGTCGACGCCCTGGAGATGCAGCAGACCGGCTACGACGTAGTGATCAGCTACCCGGTCGAGGGAGTGGTCTACGGAGTGGAGGCGATGGGCCTGGTGAAGGGCGCGAAGAATCCGGAGACCGCCAGGAAGTTCCTGGACTGGGCTGCCGGGGCCGACATGCAGCGGATCTACGAGAGAGAGCGCATCAACCTGATACCCGTCCACCCGGACGTGAAGCTTGAGAACCCGGCGCTGGACATGACGGACGTCAACCTTCTCGAGCTGGATATCGAGTGGTCGGGCAGGGAGAGGACCCGCCTGGTGGAGCGCTGGGTGGACGAGATAGTCCACTGA
- the nhaC gene encoding Na+/H+ antiporter NhaC has product MRGASCCASKEFRCIGKYFKTRGNKKMPEERKHKEISLGGAVLVFGTILTIIVVGRLILGFDVALLLMFIGMFTTAVYVFVYNYGWDELFDKGVTAMIARATGAIMILLTVGPLIAAWMLSGTIPYLIYVGLQLLTPKTFLVAAFIICSLSSTLTGTSWGTAATFGVAFMGIAQGLGVPLAAAAGAVVGGAYFGDKISPISDTTVLAAAVAEVDVVDHIRSMLWTTVPAFVLSIGVYWYVGSGTSGEIDMSAVNVILDGISNTFKMNPVVLVPPLAVLVLAYLRYPTLPVLWVAIVLAAPIAMMQGCSIDEIVKAMASGPKITTGVASIDGLLSRGGLAFMSGSVVVVFFAYIFAGQLEYTGTFRKICDSLKEKFIGESKGRFVFSASLTGILTGLGTGNSYLSEIVPGTMYKDLADEMNISRRVLSRTLEDSGTVVVPLIPWSAAGIYMSTVLGVSVFEYVPWTILCYFGFLTAWFYGFTGIAIWPSDKKTA; this is encoded by the coding sequence ATGAGAGGCGCATCCTGTTGTGCTAGTAAAGAATTTCGGTGTATTGGCAAATACTTCAAAACAAGGGGGAATAAAAAGATGCCGGAGGAGAGGAAACACAAGGAAATATCGCTTGGTGGAGCAGTGCTGGTCTTTGGTACAATACTAACCATAATCGTGGTCGGACGCCTCATCCTGGGATTCGACGTGGCTCTCCTGCTGATGTTCATCGGCATGTTCACTACCGCGGTCTACGTCTTCGTCTACAACTACGGCTGGGACGAGCTGTTCGACAAGGGCGTGACCGCCATGATAGCGCGAGCCACGGGCGCTATTATGATCCTTCTCACCGTGGGGCCGCTCATCGCGGCCTGGATGCTGTCCGGGACCATCCCCTACCTGATCTACGTGGGGCTTCAGCTTCTCACCCCCAAGACCTTCCTGGTCGCGGCTTTCATCATCTGCTCGCTCTCGTCCACCCTTACAGGGACTTCGTGGGGGACGGCGGCCACGTTTGGCGTAGCCTTCATGGGAATCGCCCAGGGGCTCGGGGTGCCCCTCGCCGCGGCGGCGGGGGCGGTGGTCGGAGGGGCTTACTTCGGAGACAAGATCAGCCCGATCTCCGATACGACGGTGCTTGCTGCCGCGGTCGCGGAGGTCGACGTGGTTGACCACATAAGATCCATGCTTTGGACTACCGTCCCGGCCTTCGTGCTGAGCATCGGTGTCTACTGGTATGTCGGCTCGGGCACGTCGGGAGAGATCGACATGTCGGCGGTAAACGTCATTCTCGACGGGATATCGAATACTTTCAAGATGAACCCGGTAGTGCTCGTGCCGCCCCTTGCCGTGCTGGTGCTCGCCTATCTTCGCTACCCGACGCTGCCGGTCCTTTGGGTCGCCATAGTTCTCGCGGCCCCGATCGCGATGATGCAGGGTTGTAGCATCGATGAGATAGTCAAAGCCATGGCGTCCGGCCCCAAGATAACGACGGGCGTCGCGTCGATCGATGGCCTTCTCAGCAGGGGCGGGCTGGCCTTCATGTCTGGCTCGGTGGTCGTGGTGTTCTTTGCATACATCTTCGCGGGGCAGCTCGAATACACGGGAACCTTCCGCAAGATATGCGATTCACTCAAGGAGAAGTTCATCGGCGAAAGCAAGGGCCGCTTCGTGTTCTCCGCGTCGCTCACCGGTATTCTCACCGGGCTTGGCACGGGAAATTCCTACCTCAGCGAGATCGTCCCCGGCACCATGTACAAGGACCTCGCGGACGAGATGAACATATCGAGGCGGGTTCTCTCGAGAACGCTGGAGGACTCTGGGACGGTCGTGGTGCCGCTCATACCCTGGTCGGCCGCGGGCATATACATGTCGACGGTCCTGGGCGTGTCGGTCTTCGAGTACGTCCCCTGGACCATTCTCTGTTACTTCGGCTTCCTCACCGCCTGGTTCTACGGATTCACAGGGATAGCGATCTGGCCGTCCGACAAGAAGACGGCCTGA
- a CDS encoding NADP-dependent malic enzyme: FGGINLEDISSPRCFEIERRLQEACDIPVFHDDQHGTAVIVLAGLLNALKVVGKRLEDVKTVISGAGAAGIAICRFLMSAGASNVILCDRAGAVYKGRPEGMNPAKIEIAELSNPDDERGCLRDVLRGADVYLGLSAPGVVDREAVASMSGGAVVFAMANPTPEIYPEEALAAGAAVVATGRSDFPNQINNCLGFPGIFRGALDVRASTINEEMKLAASYSLASLVTDSELRPDRIITEIMDERVVPAMAAAVSEAARRTRVARV; the protein is encoded by the coding sequence CCTTTGGAGGGATCAACCTGGAGGACATATCCTCGCCGCGCTGCTTCGAGATAGAAAGAAGGCTGCAGGAGGCCTGCGACATACCGGTCTTTCACGACGACCAGCACGGAACCGCGGTCATAGTCCTCGCCGGGCTGCTGAACGCGCTCAAGGTCGTCGGCAAGAGACTCGAGGACGTAAAGACCGTGATCTCCGGCGCGGGTGCGGCGGGTATTGCGATATGCAGGTTTCTCATGTCGGCGGGAGCGAGCAACGTCATACTCTGCGACAGGGCGGGAGCCGTTTACAAGGGTCGACCCGAGGGTATGAACCCCGCAAAGATCGAGATCGCCGAGCTCTCCAACCCAGACGATGAGAGAGGGTGCCTGCGCGACGTGCTGAGGGGGGCGGACGTCTACCTGGGGCTCTCCGCGCCGGGCGTCGTAGACCGGGAGGCGGTGGCCTCGATGTCCGGGGGCGCGGTGGTCTTCGCCATGGCCAACCCGACTCCCGAGATCTACCCGGAGGAGGCGCTCGCCGCTGGAGCGGCCGTTGTCGCCACGGGCCGGAGCGATTTCCCCAACCAGATAAACAACTGCCTGGGATTCCCGGGGATCTTCCGAGGAGCGCTGGACGTCCGTGCATCGACGATCAACGAGGAGATGAAGCTGGCGGCATCATACTCACTGGCTTCGCTGGTGACGGATTCGGAGCTGCGACCGGACAGGATAATCACGGAGATAATGGACGAGCGGGTGGTGCCCGCGATGGCCGCCGCAGTGTCGGAGGCCGCCCGCAGGACCCGCGTCGCTCGCGTTTGA
- a CDS encoding NAD-dependent deacylase, which translates to MENTVKKLADAIAASREMAVFTGAGMSTESGLPDFRSSDGLWKKYRPEELASIDALNRNFGEFASFYRQRIATLGEVQPNRGHLVLADWERRGLVKGIITQNVDGLHHAAGSTVVHELHGTLREVRCQSCGHVRPASTFADEAECDKCGGKMRPGVVLFGEMLPEDTLQASSELASSCGVFLVLGSSLTVSPANMLPERARRSGAKLFIVNKTPTHLDSLADGVIRTSIGETLASVDELIETAGG; encoded by the coding sequence ATGGAAAATACTGTGAAAAAACTTGCGGACGCCATTGCGGCATCGAGGGAAATGGCGGTATTCACCGGGGCGGGCATGAGCACCGAATCCGGTCTGCCGGACTTTCGCTCGTCGGACGGACTGTGGAAGAAGTACCGCCCGGAGGAGCTGGCATCGATCGACGCTCTGAACAGGAACTTCGGGGAGTTCGCTTCTTTCTACCGGCAGCGCATCGCCACCCTGGGCGAGGTACAGCCCAACAGGGGGCACCTGGTCCTCGCGGACTGGGAGAGGCGCGGCCTGGTAAAGGGCATAATCACGCAGAACGTTGACGGACTGCACCACGCGGCCGGGTCCACGGTGGTGCACGAGCTGCACGGCACGTTGCGCGAGGTTCGCTGCCAGAGCTGCGGGCATGTGCGTCCCGCGAGCACCTTCGCTGACGAGGCGGAGTGCGACAAGTGCGGCGGGAAGATGCGCCCCGGCGTCGTGCTGTTCGGCGAGATGCTGCCCGAGGACACGCTACAGGCGAGCTCGGAGCTGGCCTCGTCTTGCGGGGTCTTCCTGGTTCTGGGCTCGTCTCTGACCGTCTCCCCGGCGAACATGCTGCCCGAGAGGGCCAGGAGGAGCGGCGCGAAGCTGTTCATAGTCAACAAGACGCCCACGCACCTGGACAGCTTGGCGGACGGCGTGATACGAACCTCCATAGGGGAGACATTGGCGTCGGTCGACGAGCTGATCGAAACGGCCGGCGGATAG
- a CDS encoding GntR family transcriptional regulator, translated as MEEKTAADKAQSEIVRLIAAHKFSPGEKLLETTLAKRLGMSRTPVREALGKLASTGFLLKVAGSRGYQIPHLTPQDIEYVFFMRAVLESKASMLCAKEADKELVAKLRRINALEEETFRANLKGEYAELNEDFHNLVADSSGNPYLAIYIKQLYWRSNLYVLFFMSFYCLDSGYDKGRLSFSEHARVIDAIESGDGKEAEAAMKDHIVSSYNSLLFPKKPLEGI; from the coding sequence ATGGAAGAAAAAACGGCCGCGGACAAGGCTCAAAGTGAAATCGTCAGGCTTATCGCGGCTCACAAATTTTCGCCGGGGGAGAAACTCCTCGAGACCACCCTGGCAAAGCGGCTCGGAATGAGCAGGACGCCGGTGCGCGAGGCTCTGGGTAAACTCGCTTCGACGGGCTTCCTGCTCAAGGTCGCAGGCTCCAGGGGCTATCAGATTCCGCACCTCACTCCTCAGGATATCGAGTACGTCTTCTTTATGAGGGCGGTTCTCGAGAGCAAGGCCTCCATGCTGTGCGCTAAGGAGGCGGACAAGGAGCTGGTCGCGAAGCTCCGCAGGATAAACGCCCTTGAGGAGGAGACCTTCCGGGCCAACCTCAAGGGCGAGTACGCGGAGCTGAACGAGGACTTCCACAATCTGGTGGCGGACTCCTCCGGCAATCCGTACCTGGCGATTTACATAAAACAGCTTTATTGGAGATCCAACCTGTACGTGTTGTTCTTCATGAGCTTCTACTGCCTCGACTCGGGCTACGACAAGGGGCGCCTCAGCTTCTCGGAGCACGCCCGGGTAATAGACGCGATAGAGTCGGGTGACGGGAAAGAGGCGGAAGCAGCGATGAAGGATCATATAGTCAGCAGCTACAACAGTCTGCTCTTTCCGAAGAAGCCCCTGGAGGGGATTTAG
- a CDS encoding bifunctional metallophosphatase/5'-nucleotidase: protein MRTRRFVSKGVLALLLVVSFAAAAFAVDGKLTLVSLNDVHGRIYPEKDAGGLAKAYTVSEEIRAKDPGNFFFVHAGDINEGPLFFYFHGKPEMTGFNAMGVDVGTIGNHEFDLGKDIFFEALGYAEFPVVVSNLRFKDGTPAPLPEYHIKTAENGMKVAFIGLVTPALAFVTKGSEDFRPGQDLPAEAERMLNILKDEKPDAVILLSHCGLDADREIASKVAGIHAIIGGHSHTLMEEGEFVEGPGGWKTLIGQAGSYARHLGVMELAVEDGAVSEESSWRVEELDASVAEDEGIAALIEPFRKELEERFSEPIADQPVDMDARKGAIRCAETNLGNLVADAFRWKAGSQVAIVNGGGIRGDQVYPAGKISYAEINNMMPFGNTLYVGKVTGDELLQVMETSASALIGEDDEYDESLRTPTGGFMQVSGIRVEIDTRKKPRLIDNNGVLREEGDRVVKLEILGEDGEWEAVDPGKEYTLATSDWTAGGGDKYVVLKNDSFVSMEQFIMESTAEYIRHLGEMRADVEGRITVIK, encoded by the coding sequence ATGAGGACAAGGCGTTTTGTATCAAAGGGAGTTCTGGCGCTTCTGCTGGTAGTCTCGTTCGCCGCGGCGGCCTTCGCCGTCGACGGCAAGCTGACCCTGGTCTCGCTGAACGACGTCCACGGGAGAATCTACCCGGAGAAGGACGCGGGCGGCCTGGCCAAGGCCTACACGGTCTCGGAGGAAATAAGGGCCAAGGACCCGGGCAACTTCTTCTTCGTGCACGCCGGCGACATCAACGAGGGGCCGCTTTTCTTCTACTTCCACGGCAAACCCGAGATGACCGGCTTCAACGCGATGGGAGTCGACGTCGGTACGATAGGCAACCACGAGTTCGACCTCGGCAAGGACATCTTCTTCGAGGCGCTCGGCTACGCGGAGTTCCCGGTGGTGGTGTCAAACCTGCGCTTCAAGGACGGCACGCCTGCACCTCTGCCCGAGTATCACATCAAGACCGCCGAGAACGGCATGAAGGTCGCGTTCATCGGGCTGGTGACCCCGGCTCTTGCCTTCGTCACCAAGGGCAGCGAGGACTTCCGTCCCGGCCAAGACCTCCCCGCAGAGGCGGAGAGGATGTTGAACATACTCAAAGATGAAAAGCCTGATGCAGTAATACTGCTGAGCCACTGCGGGCTCGACGCGGACAGGGAGATAGCCTCGAAGGTCGCCGGGATCCACGCGATCATCGGCGGCCACAGCCACACCCTCATGGAGGAGGGGGAGTTCGTCGAGGGCCCGGGCGGCTGGAAGACCCTCATCGGCCAGGCGGGCTCATACGCTCGGCATCTGGGGGTCATGGAGCTGGCGGTCGAGGACGGAGCGGTCTCCGAGGAATCCTCGTGGCGAGTTGAGGAGCTTGACGCCTCCGTCGCCGAGGACGAGGGCATCGCGGCGCTCATCGAGCCGTTCCGCAAGGAGCTGGAGGAACGCTTCTCCGAGCCGATCGCCGACCAGCCAGTCGACATGGACGCTCGCAAGGGCGCGATCCGCTGTGCCGAGACCAACCTCGGGAACCTGGTCGCAGACGCCTTCAGGTGGAAGGCGGGGTCCCAGGTGGCCATAGTCAACGGTGGCGGGATACGGGGCGACCAGGTCTACCCGGCGGGCAAGATCTCCTACGCCGAGATAAACAACATGATGCCCTTCGGAAACACCCTGTACGTTGGCAAGGTAACCGGAGACGAGCTTCTTCAGGTCATGGAGACGAGCGCGTCGGCCCTTATCGGCGAGGACGACGAGTACGACGAGAGTCTGCGCACCCCGACCGGTGGCTTCATGCAGGTCTCCGGCATCCGCGTCGAGATAGACACCAGGAAGAAACCTCGCCTGATCGACAACAACGGAGTCCTCCGCGAGGAGGGCGACAGAGTCGTCAAGCTGGAGATACTCGGCGAGGACGGCGAGTGGGAGGCCGTTGATCCCGGGAAGGAGTACACCCTGGCGACCAGCGACTGGACCGCGGGCGGAGGCGACAAGTACGTGGTGCTTAAGAACGACTCGTTCGTGTCGATGGAGCAGTTCATAATGGAGTCCACGGCCGAGTACATCCGCCACCTTGGCGAGATGAGGGCGGACGTCGAGGGACGCATCACTGTCATCAAGTAG
- a CDS encoding DUF1311 domain-containing protein produces MRSLTASILLLLLLCGAAFGEHPIDLHLDKCMDEDPSTAGVVECTAESSELWDAELNRVYKELMGLLSKEMQDALRNAQRAWIPLRDSEFALHGAVYGTILNSPSGGTMWVMAHAIADMYVVRERALKLTDWLYEIKAGKPSYSAEYPPAQTDEQLAVAMKVKNDSARLGKMIGENGPDIASKNLKLWEDLRNKDAQFQVLFYGKKGDKGYPLHARMQMNVERARHLDGLCTTLKEEADL; encoded by the coding sequence TTGAGATCGTTGACTGCTTCAATTCTGCTCCTTCTCCTGCTCTGCGGTGCGGCGTTCGGCGAGCATCCCATCGACTTGCACTTGGACAAGTGCATGGACGAGGACCCTAGCACCGCGGGCGTGGTCGAGTGCACGGCCGAGAGTTCGGAGCTGTGGGACGCAGAGCTTAACAGGGTCTACAAGGAGCTCATGGGGTTGCTCTCAAAGGAGATGCAGGATGCGCTGCGCAATGCGCAGAGGGCCTGGATACCGCTTCGCGACAGCGAGTTCGCGCTGCACGGTGCGGTCTACGGCACCATCTTAAACTCTCCTTCAGGCGGTACCATGTGGGTGATGGCTCACGCGATAGCCGACATGTATGTCGTTCGGGAGAGGGCGCTGAAGCTGACCGATTGGCTCTACGAGATCAAGGCCGGGAAACCGTCGTACTCGGCGGAATACCCGCCCGCTCAGACAGACGAGCAGCTGGCCGTCGCCATGAAGGTGAAGAACGACAGCGCGAGGCTGGGCAAGATGATAGGCGAGAACGGCCCCGACATAGCCTCAAAGAACCTGAAGCTCTGGGAGGATCTGCGAAACAAGGACGCGCAGTTCCAGGTGCTCTTCTACGGCAAGAAGGGGGACAAGGGCTATCCCCTGCACGCTCGTATGCAGATGAACGTGGAGAGGGCGAGGCATCTGGATGGCCTGTGCACCACCCTTAAGGAGGAGGCGGACCTTTAG
- a CDS encoding beta-aspartyl-peptidase yields the protein MLLIKNADLYDPKPRGACDILVAGGRIVAVVPSGERTVFTVPCGLKTIDAGGCLAMPGIIDRHVHFNGAGGEGGPENRTPPLQLSAFARAGVTTAVGMLGTDGTCRSLEELLMKARGLEAEGISTWILTGSYSLPSQTMTGGVTRDICLIDKVIGLKLAISDHRSSHPTVEEIRRSVSDARVGGILSGKAGCVCVHMGNEPAGLTPLLEAVEGSDIPLSQFAPTHISRCSGLLEQSAAYGLKGGILDITAAPSGKPAFGTATPLVVKQLLDAGVEAASITISSDGNGSMPSFNDRGEMTGLRIGPLDSVIETVGEMLSEGTIPAETVISLVTSNPAAHLKLPLKGRLREGCDGDVLVLDGSFRPRFVAAKGRLLMEDGEVIVKGAFE from the coding sequence ATGCTTTTAATCAAGAACGCCGATCTCTACGACCCGAAGCCCAGGGGCGCCTGCGATATCCTTGTCGCGGGCGGCCGGATAGTCGCGGTTGTCCCGTCCGGCGAGAGGACAGTCTTTACCGTGCCCTGCGGGTTAAAAACGATAGATGCCGGGGGCTGCCTGGCGATGCCGGGCATAATCGACAGGCACGTCCATTTTAACGGGGCGGGCGGAGAGGGCGGTCCGGAGAACAGAACACCGCCCCTGCAGCTCTCGGCCTTTGCAAGGGCTGGTGTCACCACGGCGGTGGGCATGCTCGGCACCGACGGCACGTGCAGATCGCTCGAGGAACTTTTGATGAAGGCGAGAGGGCTTGAGGCAGAGGGGATCTCCACGTGGATACTGACAGGGAGCTACTCTCTTCCCTCTCAAACCATGACGGGCGGCGTGACACGCGACATCTGTCTGATAGACAAGGTTATTGGCCTCAAGCTCGCTATCTCCGATCACAGGAGCTCTCACCCGACGGTCGAAGAAATACGCCGCTCGGTGTCGGACGCTCGCGTTGGGGGCATTCTCTCGGGCAAGGCGGGTTGTGTTTGCGTTCACATGGGGAACGAGCCCGCCGGGCTGACTCCGCTCCTCGAGGCGGTCGAAGGGTCCGATATCCCCCTATCGCAGTTTGCCCCCACTCACATATCGAGATGCAGCGGGCTTCTGGAGCAATCGGCGGCTTACGGGCTCAAGGGCGGGATCCTGGATATAACCGCGGCGCCAAGCGGAAAACCTGCCTTCGGAACGGCGACGCCGCTGGTGGTAAAGCAGCTGCTCGACGCCGGGGTTGAGGCGGCAAGCATCACGATCAGCTCCGATGGCAACGGTTCAATGCCCTCCTTCAACGACAGGGGCGAGATGACCGGACTCAGGATAGGGCCGCTGGACTCGGTGATCGAGACGGTCGGAGAGATGCTCTCAGAGGGGACTATTCCCGCGGAGACTGTTATTTCGCTCGTCACCTCCAATCCAGCGGCACATCTAAAGCTTCCCTTGAAGGGCAGATTGCGCGAGGGGTGCGACGGGGACGTGCTGGTGCTCGACGGCTCGTTCAGGCCGCGGTTCGTCGCGGCCAAGGGACGGCTGCTGATGGAGGACGGCGAGGTGATCGTGAAAGGTGCCTTTGAATGA